In Bacteroidota bacterium, a single window of DNA contains:
- the hppD gene encoding 4-hydroxyphenylpyruvate dioxygenase, protein MPNELSPAPIAVSNSAEQDFFPIRAIDHLEFVVGNAKQSAYYYRSAFGFKLTAYAGLETGVRDRASYVLEQGKIRFVLTTPLLPEHPYQDHLAMHGDGVRDISLEVDDVERAYSETTKRGAVGIQEPREVSDENGTYRTAAIKTYGDTLHSFVDRKNYRGFAPGYRAIASEDTIARPTGLAAVDHVVGNVGWNQMNDWVKWYEDVMGFHLFVSFDDKDISTEYSALMSKVVASGSEKIKFPINEPATGRKKSQIEEYVEWYRGPGVQHIALATGNIIEAVSKLSAQGVDFLRVPSSYYRELQDRVGKINEPVEQLEALGILVDRDDDGYMLQIFTKPAQDRPTVFFEIIQRRGARSFGKGNFKALFESIEREQELRGNL, encoded by the coding sequence ATGCCTAACGAACTATCACCAGCACCCATCGCGGTATCGAACTCTGCCGAGCAGGACTTTTTCCCGATCCGCGCGATCGATCACTTGGAGTTTGTCGTCGGTAATGCCAAACAATCGGCGTACTATTATCGCTCGGCTTTTGGTTTTAAGCTGACCGCATATGCTGGCCTTGAGACAGGCGTTCGCGATCGTGCCAGCTATGTCCTCGAACAAGGTAAAATCCGTTTTGTTCTGACGACGCCATTATTGCCGGAGCATCCGTACCAGGACCACCTTGCAATGCATGGTGATGGCGTGCGCGATATTTCACTGGAAGTTGATGATGTTGAGCGCGCATACAGTGAAACGACCAAGCGTGGCGCCGTTGGCATTCAGGAGCCGCGGGAGGTATCAGATGAAAATGGTACGTACAGGACTGCTGCGATCAAAACATACGGGGATACCCTCCACAGCTTCGTCGATCGCAAGAATTATCGTGGTTTTGCACCGGGATACCGGGCAATTGCCTCGGAGGATACCATCGCTCGACCAACCGGGCTTGCGGCCGTCGATCACGTCGTTGGGAATGTCGGCTGGAATCAAATGAACGATTGGGTTAAGTGGTATGAGGATGTAATGGGGTTCCATCTTTTCGTTTCGTTCGATGATAAAGATATTTCCACGGAATACTCTGCGCTGATGTCCAAGGTCGTTGCCTCGGGCTCCGAAAAGATCAAATTTCCAATTAATGAGCCTGCGACCGGTCGAAAGAAATCGCAGATTGAGGAATACGTCGAGTGGTATCGCGGACCCGGCGTGCAGCATATTGCCCTCGCGACAGGAAATATCATTGAAGCGGTTTCGAAATTGTCCGCGCAAGGGGTTGATTTTCTTCGCGTCCCAAGTAGCTATTATCGAGAGCTGCAAGACCGCGTTGGTAAAATCAATGAGCCGGTTGAACAGCTTGAAGCACTCGGTATCCTTGTCGATCGGGATGACGATGGCTACATGCTGCAAATCTTTACCAAGCCCGCTCAAGACCGTCCGACGGTCTTCTTCGAGATCATTCAGCGGCGAGGTGCGCGGTCATTTGGCAAAGGCAATTTCAAGGCACTGTTCGAATCCATCGAACGAGAGCAGGAATTGCGAGGTAATCTTTGA
- the dacB gene encoding D-alanyl-D-alanine carboxypeptidase/D-alanyl-D-alanine-endopeptidase has translation MKRLIPVRDFVAASLNSGYGRINRVLRALGLISSLLLSTELSAQTATDQLVRELDSLFHTSRFSNATFGVSIQSLKSGDFLYRLNDTKSLLPASNMKLFTAAEALALLGPEYRYKTEMLTNGKIKRHTLYGDLIFRGVGDPTSLSPIDTEDSWDDTLNAHEIYQMTGSFIADNSFFTPEYYPTGWQIDDLPYYYATPVSALIANENKVTLAIFPGLSLGSAAIVSWKRTPYPYGVILNKATTGSPSSTVTIDAGRKIGTDTIVVTGSIPLGDTEIDEETSIDNPETYAVKLLMGMCPNYRGFHQRAIHQKVLATHQSPPLTSIIQHMNKESDNLYAECLFRTVAKVKGGEGSWMRGIEVMRKYLASIGIDTMNLQFTDGSGLSRMDFVTTDAIIKLLMVVWKDPKLKEPFYNSLPIMGVDGTLKNQLKGTPAAGNVHAKTGSMTGVRSISGYLTTRDGEPIAFSILLNNFTAPGSDATKLENEVLTRLVNFSRVESH, from the coding sequence ATGAAGCGATTGATTCCGGTTCGGGATTTCGTAGCTGCGTCTTTGAACTCAGGGTACGGGCGCATTAATCGTGTCCTCAGAGCCCTTGGTTTGATTTCATCGCTGCTTTTGTCAACGGAGTTGAGTGCCCAGACTGCGACCGATCAGCTGGTTCGTGAATTAGACAGTCTGTTTCACACTTCACGCTTCTCAAATGCGACATTCGGCGTTTCTATTCAATCGCTCAAGTCCGGCGACTTTCTTTACAGGCTGAACGATACGAAGAGCCTCTTGCCGGCTTCGAACATGAAACTCTTCACCGCAGCCGAAGCACTGGCGCTGCTGGGTCCGGAGTATCGATATAAGACCGAGATGCTGACGAATGGAAAGATCAAGAGGCATACGCTATATGGCGATCTGATTTTTCGAGGCGTGGGCGACCCAACATCTCTCTCTCCGATCGACACGGAAGATAGTTGGGACGATACTCTCAATGCACATGAAATCTATCAAATGACAGGTTCATTTATTGCAGACAATTCCTTCTTTACACCCGAGTACTATCCGACAGGTTGGCAAATTGATGATTTGCCATATTACTATGCAACCCCTGTCTCAGCGTTGATTGCCAATGAAAATAAGGTTACACTTGCCATCTTTCCGGGCCTTAGCTTAGGCAGTGCTGCAATCGTAAGTTGGAAGCGAACCCCATACCCTTATGGAGTCATCCTAAACAAAGCGACGACTGGTTCGCCTTCATCGACGGTGACTATTGATGCTGGGCGCAAGATCGGGACTGATACAATTGTCGTGACGGGAAGCATTCCTCTCGGCGACACCGAGATAGATGAAGAAACATCGATCGATAATCCCGAAACGTACGCGGTAAAATTGTTAATGGGAATGTGTCCGAATTACAGAGGTTTCCATCAACGTGCGATCCACCAAAAAGTCTTAGCGACTCATCAGAGTCCTCCACTTACCAGCATCATTCAGCACATGAACAAAGAATCCGACAACCTCTACGCCGAGTGCCTCTTCCGCACCGTCGCCAAGGTTAAGGGTGGTGAAGGAAGCTGGATGCGAGGCATTGAGGTCATGCGGAAATATTTGGCATCCATTGGCATCGATACGATGAACCTTCAATTCACAGATGGATCGGGTCTCTCGCGGATGGATTTTGTGACGACAGATGCAATAATAAAACTTCTCATGGTGGTGTGGAAAGATCCGAAACTAAAGGAGCCATTTTACAACTCGTTGCCAATTATGGGCGTCGATGGTACCCTCAAGAACCAATTAAAAGGCACGCCTGCCGCAGGTAATGTTCACGCAAAGACCGGTTCGATGACAGGTGTTCGCTCGATTTCAGGTTACCTTACTACACGCGATGGTGAGCCAATAGCATTCTCGATCCTGCTGAACAATTTTACGGCTCCCGGCAGTGATGCAACCAAGCTCGAGAATGAAGTGCTTACGAGGTTGGTGAACTTTTCACGCGTAGAAAGCCATTAA
- a CDS encoding pitrilysin family protein, whose product MKFFLRIAIFWVAISIIPGVTYAQLPPWTRFKLSNGLEVLVVENHLTPIVTIEISVKNGSFTEPPEYNGLSHLYEHMFFTSNARDTTEDDFLGRVDDLGIVYNGRTEEELVEYYFTLPKQNLEPGLDFMATAITSPLFKPDELHKQQEIVLGEFDRNEALPLFKFGRKVDSALWDGYLSRKEPLGERPTIKSATREKMLTIKNRYYIPNNSLLIVSGDVNTEQIRKLVPKYFDRWQSGPDPFIANPPVRAPPLKGPVLVLDTIDEPRAVVFVRWHGPSIGLDDKGTYVGDVFSEIIKQPEHPFTKSLEESGLAQSVNFWYFTQRYIGPIRPDIVTTPDRLEEAMKTFWRQVDMFDDTNYFTDEELETAKNVLRTQTLYRSEQLSEFTHDLAFWWAAAGLDYYGHYLDDLSKVTRKDIADYIHRYIKGKPFVLGVAMNKEGFEKIGPTLGKLVFPNMKQP is encoded by the coding sequence ATGAAGTTCTTTCTTCGTATCGCAATCTTTTGGGTTGCCATTTCCATAATTCCGGGCGTGACCTATGCCCAGCTTCCACCCTGGACGAGGTTCAAACTCAGTAATGGCCTAGAGGTCCTGGTTGTAGAGAACCACCTGACGCCCATCGTGACAATCGAAATCAGCGTCAAGAACGGCTCGTTTACAGAGCCACCAGAATACAATGGGCTCTCGCATCTGTACGAGCACATGTTCTTTACCTCGAACGCGCGTGACACAACAGAGGATGACTTCCTCGGTCGGGTGGATGATCTTGGAATCGTATATAATGGAAGGACCGAAGAAGAACTCGTAGAGTATTATTTCACACTGCCGAAACAAAATCTTGAGCCTGGGCTCGACTTCATGGCAACGGCGATCACCTCTCCACTTTTCAAGCCTGATGAACTGCACAAACAGCAGGAGATCGTGCTAGGTGAGTTTGACCGCAATGAGGCCTTGCCGCTCTTCAAGTTTGGACGCAAGGTGGATTCTGCTCTCTGGGACGGGTATCTCTCGAGAAAGGAGCCCCTCGGCGAGCGGCCAACGATCAAGTCGGCTACTCGGGAAAAGATGCTGACGATTAAGAACCGGTATTATATTCCGAACAACTCATTACTCATCGTTTCTGGCGATGTGAATACCGAGCAGATTCGCAAACTAGTGCCGAAATACTTCGACCGCTGGCAAAGTGGTCCGGATCCGTTTATTGCTAATCCACCAGTTCGTGCACCACCTCTCAAGGGGCCGGTTCTTGTGCTTGATACAATTGATGAGCCGCGCGCAGTTGTGTTTGTCCGCTGGCATGGGCCCTCCATCGGACTCGATGACAAGGGGACCTATGTTGGCGATGTATTTAGCGAGATCATCAAGCAGCCCGAGCATCCATTTACGAAATCGCTTGAAGAAAGTGGACTCGCGCAGAGTGTCAACTTCTGGTATTTTACCCAGCGCTACATTGGCCCGATTCGGCCAGACATTGTTACGACTCCAGATCGGCTGGAGGAAGCGATGAAAACATTCTGGCGGCAGGTTGATATGTTCGACGACACCAATTATTTTACTGACGAAGAACTGGAAACCGCAAAAAATGTGCTGCGAACGCAGACCTTGTATCGAAGCGAGCAACTGAGCGAATTCACGCATGATCTGGCATTCTGGTGGGCCGCTGCCGGTCTCGATTATTACGGACATTATCTCGATGACCTGAGTAAGGTTACTCGGAAGGATATAGCCGATTACATTCATCGCTACATAAAAGGGAAGCCGTTTGTGCTGGGAGTCGCTATGAATAAAGAAGGCTTTGAAAAGATCGGCCCGACCCTGGGAAAGCTCGTATTCCCTAATATGAAGCAGCCATGA
- a CDS encoding insulinase family protein → MKNLLRYCYVFLATIAIASCAASHSSSSSSLANSSNIVNDVQEFDVDGIHILMRQSVSVPVVSAILFVRGGSVLSPASEPIMTESFAVAIATASGSERTSKSYFRRRMTQMQTFISGAAGNDYSALSLTCTRENFDTSWKYFTDVATRPAFDATEFENFMHATLLGLSSVSSDPDSYSRHEADSIYFAGHPYGRVPTVDDVNQVTLPLIERHFKSIMVKSRFLLSVVGNISREELTEKVHSTLGKLPEGTYTAAQALAPLDPPARASRPGAYLFSFNRKLPTNYVLAYFHVPTEGDSDYYPYLRLRNFFGGFVFNHIRVQHNLAYAPNVDDKQQRSSIGMIELQTPFVDSAVKIIYSDVDFFQNNLIRESAIREGVAGWATRNYLKAETTANQAVLLGQAKLLTGDWRDAFFSYEKLSHVTPEQLAHVAQKYLRNFNWFIVGDTTGIDRARLESR, encoded by the coding sequence ATGAAGAATTTACTCCGATACTGCTACGTATTCCTGGCGACCATCGCCATAGCATCATGCGCGGCATCCCATTCCTCATCCTCATCATCGCTTGCAAACAGTTCGAACATCGTCAACGATGTGCAGGAATTTGACGTAGATGGCATCCACATTCTGATGCGGCAGTCTGTATCGGTACCCGTTGTCAGTGCAATCCTCTTTGTTCGGGGCGGCTCAGTCCTATCGCCCGCAAGTGAGCCAATCATGACAGAATCCTTTGCCGTGGCTATCGCCACAGCAAGTGGCAGCGAACGAACTTCAAAGTCGTATTTTCGACGACGAATGACTCAAATGCAGACATTCATTTCCGGGGCAGCCGGCAATGACTATTCCGCTCTCAGTCTGACGTGTACTCGCGAGAATTTTGATACATCCTGGAAATATTTCACGGATGTTGCAACCCGGCCCGCATTCGATGCAACCGAATTTGAGAACTTCATGCATGCGACGCTATTGGGTTTGAGTTCGGTCTCTAGCGATCCCGATTCATACTCCCGCCATGAAGCCGATTCGATTTATTTTGCGGGTCACCCGTATGGTCGCGTACCCACTGTTGATGATGTCAATCAGGTGACTCTACCGTTAATTGAGCGCCATTTCAAGTCGATCATGGTGAAATCACGCTTCCTTCTCTCTGTAGTTGGCAACATTTCGCGGGAAGAACTTACAGAGAAAGTCCATTCCACTTTGGGTAAACTTCCGGAAGGTACATATACTGCAGCGCAGGCACTTGCTCCGCTCGATCCGCCCGCTCGGGCATCGCGACCCGGAGCCTATCTTTTCTCCTTTAATCGGAAACTTCCGACCAATTATGTGCTTGCCTATTTTCATGTACCAACCGAAGGGGATTCGGATTATTATCCGTATCTTCGGTTACGCAATTTCTTTGGAGGATTCGTCTTCAATCATATTCGCGTCCAGCATAACCTCGCCTACGCGCCGAATGTAGACGACAAGCAGCAGCGGAGCTCCATCGGAATGATCGAACTTCAGACGCCATTCGTCGATAGTGCTGTCAAGATCATATATAGCGATGTGGATTTTTTCCAGAACAATCTAATTCGTGAGTCGGCAATCCGAGAGGGGGTAGCAGGATGGGCTACACGCAATTATCTTAAAGCTGAAACAACAGCGAATCAGGCTGTTCTACTCGGTCAAGCCAAACTCCTGACCGGCGATTGGCGCGACGCATTCTTCTCTTACGAGAAGCTCTCCCATGTGACACCAGAACAACTGGCTCATGTCGCTCAGAAGTATTTGCGAAATTTCAATTGGTTCATCGTCGGCGACACGACCGGAATCGACCGCGCGAGGCTGGAATCGCGGTAG
- a CDS encoding Gfo/Idh/MocA family oxidoreductase, whose translation MDKVKLALAGCGNVAQVVHLPILQKMTDVEIMAVVDPDRRKAKAIAERFGIAASFTSLSDLLSSPLAAEIHAIDICTPTDTHRPLAIEAIQAGKDVLIEKPIARTAKEARDIVECARKYDRKVMVGMNSRFRPDVIMLKTFIEKNELGKIFYIKSGWLKQQSGVQAWQQQQAKSGGGVILDLGIVMLDMALWVLNYPSVLTVSAETYKQYTKNVEDSAALFARLEGGITFTTEVSWTFQREGDFFYCNVFGDDGAAFINPLKVMKRVHGSSINLTPAKAQTPVSLYKKSYENELRHFINSVKGIVPLVSTAEEASRRMTVVEAIYQSAAKRKEIALKKS comes from the coding sequence ATGGACAAAGTCAAGCTGGCTCTCGCCGGGTGTGGTAACGTTGCTCAGGTCGTGCATTTGCCGATCCTGCAAAAGATGACCGACGTGGAAATCATGGCTGTCGTCGATCCCGATCGTCGCAAGGCGAAGGCTATCGCGGAGCGCTTTGGAATCGCGGCCTCATTTACGAGTCTCAGCGATCTCCTTTCCTCTCCCCTTGCCGCTGAAATTCACGCCATTGACATTTGTACCCCGACCGACACCCATCGTCCATTAGCAATTGAAGCGATCCAGGCGGGCAAAGACGTATTGATCGAAAAGCCCATCGCTCGTACGGCCAAGGAAGCTCGCGACATAGTCGAATGTGCCCGTAAGTACGATCGTAAAGTCATGGTCGGGATGAACTCCCGCTTCCGTCCCGACGTGATTATGCTCAAAACCTTCATCGAGAAGAACGAGCTTGGAAAGATCTTTTACATTAAGAGCGGCTGGCTAAAGCAGCAATCGGGCGTTCAGGCGTGGCAGCAACAGCAGGCAAAATCTGGCGGCGGCGTGATCCTCGACTTGGGGATAGTCATGCTCGATATGGCGCTTTGGGTACTGAACTACCCTTCAGTCCTCACTGTCTCCGCCGAGACCTATAAGCAATACACGAAGAATGTCGAGGATTCGGCGGCTCTCTTCGCGCGCCTCGAGGGCGGTATTACCTTCACGACGGAAGTAAGCTGGACGTTCCAGCGAGAAGGCGATTTCTTTTACTGCAATGTCTTTGGCGATGACGGTGCTGCCTTCATCAATCCACTCAAGGTAATGAAGCGGGTTCACGGGAGTTCGATCAATCTGACACCCGCGAAGGCCCAAACGCCAGTAAGCCTGTACAAGAAGTCCTACGAAAATGAGCTTAGGCATTTCATCAACTCCGTCAAGGGTATTGTGCCCCTTGTCTCAACGGCGGAAGAAGCTTCGCGCCGCATGACGGTGGTTGAAGCGATCTACCAATCGGCTGCCAAACGCAAGGAAATCGCGCTCAAAAAAAGCTAG